A genomic segment from Bradyrhizobium diazoefficiens USDA 110 encodes:
- a CDS encoding bifunctional diguanylate cyclase/phosphodiesterase has product MPTTLARTFAALSAINEAILYAKSPDELYQKVCDAGFSSGDFLAVAVFLVGPDGRRLCFAAGCGDDIQRLRSIEITTDAGTPEGLGVGGEAFRDQRLCVSNDYLNDPRSLAWREGAAKAHIGAAAALPLLCNGKSVGVLYVTRSEAGSLNEQMVSLFERMSANISYALDNFARETARQTSERATRRLNRMFGAISATNEAILRAKTEQELYQLVCDASVHGGKSLATIVLLREPGSHWMKPVASTGQNLELVTQARYSIDPENPYGKGISGEVFRTQKAVIEEDLASRTRGTPWEQANVNTGVAACVVAPLIKHGESVGVLLSFVSRSWAKDEEVVALLLRMAENVSFAIENFDRESEKARIAGEEERLARMYAALSATNEAILRARTRAELFDLVCEATAKGAKFTSVTIALADHRAELLRVVASYGPNAEQVRTFKFSTSDQVPEGRGLTGTAFRTRQPSVSNDVFADDRIAPWQASARRTGIASSAALPLLNGDRVEGVFLFNSPERGTFTPEFVELLRKLQANVAFALENFDRADEKAKAEIQRNRLRGMLEALSATNEAIMRVKTRAELFEVVCEAAVLGGTFSSATIALVDETGHYLDIAMTKGESCYQVKSWRFSTSAEDPEGRGLTGTAFRTRIPCVANELLTDIRTAHWHQIARIQGTRSGACFPLLSNGSKAVGVLLFLSVDESAFTPDLIQLLGRLAENVSFALDNFDRAEEKARTEAQKERLTRMFAALSATNEAIMRAKSRAELFDLVCLAASNGAKFTSTTIALARADSDQLEIVAAAGPSAETTRNIRLSIDPERPEGRGMSGTAFRTRQPCISNDYLNDDRVRVFHAVVRGDGARSGAAFPLIAHDQAVGVMIYMSTEPGTFTSEFVELLQRLADNVSFAMENFDRTDEKNQADERIEYLASHDSLTDLPNRETFNGLLREAIDAAQRHDHRFAVLFIDLDRFKVINDSLGHEAGDLLLLEVANRLRGALRTSDVVARLGGDEFVVILDQCGEIDDVQRIATGLLAALAEPMELAGHECHTTASIGIAMYPANGSDAQTLTKNADMAMYLAKEDGKNGYRFFSKEVKTQSIERLSLESALRRALEREQFSLNYQPKVDMETGQITGVEALLRWAHPDLGNVSPAQFIPLAEETGLIVPIGRWVLNEACAQAMAWQRRGLLPLSMAVNLSPRQFVDEHLLQDVDEALAASGMSPVLLQLEVTESMMMRNVGRALKVLDAIQSRGIRLAIDDFGTGYSSMSLMKHFPIDTIKIDRSFVRDLPQDSEDQAIAQAIISMGKALGMTVVAEGVENVEQEAFLRTHGCDEMQGFLISKPLPARQMAELLRPMVLPIAPPLQPEPDPVAREAAALRLKRAVV; this is encoded by the coding sequence GTGCCGACGACACTCGCGCGCACCTTTGCGGCGTTGAGCGCCATAAACGAAGCGATCCTCTACGCGAAATCGCCGGACGAGCTGTACCAGAAGGTCTGCGACGCCGGGTTTTCGAGCGGGGACTTTTTGGCCGTGGCCGTGTTCCTGGTGGGACCGGACGGCCGGCGGCTTTGCTTTGCGGCCGGCTGCGGCGACGATATCCAGCGGCTGCGCTCGATCGAGATCACCACGGACGCCGGCACGCCGGAAGGATTGGGCGTCGGCGGCGAGGCGTTTCGCGATCAGAGGCTGTGCGTCAGCAACGATTATCTGAACGATCCGCGCTCGCTGGCGTGGCGCGAGGGCGCCGCCAAGGCCCACATTGGCGCTGCCGCGGCGCTGCCGCTACTCTGCAACGGCAAGAGCGTCGGCGTGCTGTACGTGACCCGCAGCGAAGCCGGCTCGCTGAACGAGCAGATGGTGTCGCTGTTCGAGCGCATGTCGGCCAACATCTCCTATGCCCTCGACAATTTCGCGCGTGAGACGGCGCGGCAGACCAGCGAGCGGGCGACGCGGCGGCTCAACCGCATGTTCGGCGCCATCAGCGCCACCAACGAGGCCATTCTCCGCGCCAAGACCGAGCAGGAGCTCTACCAGCTCGTGTGCGACGCCTCCGTGCATGGCGGCAAGTCGCTTGCGACCATCGTCCTGCTCCGCGAACCGGGTTCGCACTGGATGAAGCCGGTCGCATCTACGGGACAGAATCTGGAGCTGGTCACCCAGGCGCGCTATTCGATCGATCCGGAGAATCCCTATGGCAAGGGCATCTCCGGCGAGGTGTTCCGGACGCAGAAGGCCGTCATCGAGGAAGATCTCGCCAGCCGCACCCGGGGAACCCCGTGGGAGCAGGCCAACGTCAACACCGGTGTCGCCGCCTGCGTGGTCGCGCCGCTGATCAAGCACGGCGAAAGCGTCGGCGTGCTGTTGTCCTTCGTCAGCAGGTCGTGGGCCAAGGACGAGGAAGTCGTCGCGCTGCTCCTGCGCATGGCGGAGAACGTCTCGTTCGCGATTGAGAATTTTGACCGTGAGTCGGAGAAGGCCAGGATCGCCGGGGAAGAAGAGCGTCTCGCCCGCATGTATGCGGCGCTGAGCGCCACCAACGAGGCGATCCTGCGCGCGCGGACGCGGGCCGAGCTGTTCGACCTCGTCTGCGAGGCGACGGCGAAGGGCGCCAAGTTCACCTCGGTCACCATTGCGCTCGCCGACCATCGTGCCGAGCTGCTGCGCGTGGTCGCCAGCTATGGGCCGAACGCCGAACAGGTCCGCACCTTCAAGTTCTCCACCTCCGACCAGGTGCCGGAGGGACGCGGGCTGACCGGCACTGCGTTCCGCACGCGCCAGCCCTCGGTCAGCAACGACGTGTTCGCCGACGACCGCATTGCGCCGTGGCAGGCCAGCGCCCGCCGCACCGGCATCGCGTCGTCCGCGGCGCTGCCGCTCCTGAATGGCGACCGGGTCGAGGGCGTGTTCCTGTTCAATTCTCCGGAGCGCGGTACCTTCACGCCCGAGTTCGTCGAGCTGTTGCGCAAGCTTCAGGCCAACGTCGCCTTCGCGCTGGAGAATTTCGATCGCGCAGATGAAAAGGCCAAGGCCGAAATCCAGCGCAATCGTCTGCGGGGCATGCTCGAGGCGCTGAGCGCGACCAACGAAGCCATCATGCGGGTGAAGACCCGCGCCGAATTGTTCGAGGTGGTCTGCGAAGCCGCGGTGCTCGGCGGCACCTTCTCCTCCGCGACCATCGCGCTGGTGGACGAAACCGGACATTACCTCGACATCGCCATGACCAAGGGTGAGAGCTGCTACCAGGTCAAGTCGTGGCGGTTCTCGACGTCGGCGGAAGATCCGGAAGGCCGGGGGTTGACCGGCACCGCCTTCCGCACGCGCATCCCTTGCGTCGCCAACGAGCTTCTCACCGACATCCGCACGGCGCATTGGCACCAGATCGCGCGCATTCAGGGCACGAGATCGGGGGCCTGCTTCCCGCTGCTCAGCAACGGCAGCAAGGCGGTCGGCGTGCTGCTGTTCCTTTCAGTCGACGAAAGCGCGTTCACGCCGGACCTGATCCAGCTCTTGGGGCGGCTTGCCGAGAACGTCTCGTTCGCGCTCGACAATTTCGATCGGGCCGAGGAAAAGGCCCGCACCGAGGCGCAGAAGGAGCGCCTGACGCGCATGTTCGCGGCGCTGAGCGCCACCAACGAGGCGATCATGCGGGCGAAGTCGCGCGCCGAGCTGTTCGACCTCGTCTGCCTCGCGGCATCGAACGGCGCCAAGTTCACCTCGACGACGATCGCGCTGGCCAGGGCCGACAGCGACCAGCTCGAGATCGTGGCCGCGGCCGGGCCGTCCGCCGAAACCACGCGCAACATCCGCCTCTCCATCGACCCCGAGCGTCCCGAGGGGCGCGGAATGAGCGGCACGGCATTCCGCACACGCCAGCCCTGCATCAGCAACGACTATCTCAACGACGATCGCGTCCGTGTCTTCCATGCCGTCGTCCGCGGCGACGGCGCACGGTCGGGCGCGGCGTTTCCGCTCATCGCGCACGACCAGGCCGTCGGCGTCATGATCTACATGTCGACCGAACCGGGCACCTTCACGTCCGAGTTCGTCGAGCTGCTGCAGCGCCTCGCCGACAACGTCTCCTTTGCGATGGAGAATTTCGATCGCACCGACGAGAAGAACCAGGCGGACGAGCGAATCGAATACCTCGCCTCGCATGACAGCCTGACCGACCTGCCGAACCGCGAGACCTTCAACGGGCTGCTGCGCGAGGCGATCGACGCCGCGCAGCGCCACGATCACCGTTTTGCGGTTCTGTTCATCGATCTCGACCGCTTCAAGGTCATCAACGATTCGCTGGGCCACGAGGCCGGCGATCTGCTCCTGCTCGAAGTGGCGAACCGGCTGCGCGGTGCGCTGCGGACAAGCGACGTGGTGGCGCGCCTCGGCGGCGACGAGTTCGTGGTGATCCTCGACCAGTGCGGCGAGATCGACGACGTGCAGCGGATTGCGACCGGGTTGCTCGCGGCGCTCGCCGAGCCCATGGAGCTGGCCGGCCACGAGTGCCACACCACGGCCTCGATCGGCATCGCGATGTATCCGGCCAACGGCTCCGACGCGCAGACGCTGACCAAGAACGCCGACATGGCGATGTATCTCGCCAAGGAGGACGGCAAGAACGGCTACCGCTTCTTCTCAAAGGAAGTGAAGACGCAGTCGATCGAGCGGCTGTCGCTCGAGAGCGCGCTGCGCCGGGCGCTGGAGCGCGAGCAGTTTTCGCTGAACTACCAGCCCAAGGTCGACATGGAGACCGGCCAGATCACCGGCGTGGAAGCGCTGCTGCGCTGGGCACATCCCGATCTCGGCAACGTCTCGCCGGCACAGTTCATTCCGCTTGCGGAAGAAACCGGGCTGATCGTGCCGATCGGCCGCTGGGTGCTGAACGAGGCCTGCGCGCAGGCGATGGCGTGGCAGCGCCGCGGCCTGTTGCCGCTGTCGATGGCGGTGAACCTGTCGCCGCGGCAGTTCGTCGACGAACATCTGTTGCAGGATGTCGACGAGGCGCTGGCGGCCTCCGGCATGTCGCCGGTGCTGCTCCAGTTGGAGGTCACCGAGAGCATGATGATGCGCAATGTCGGGCGCGCGCTCAAGGTGCTCGACGCCATCCAGAGCCGCGGCATCCGCCTCGCCATCGACGATTTCGGCACCGGCTATTCGTCGATGTCGCTGATGAAGCACTTTCCGATCGACACCATCAAGATCGACCGTTCCTTCGTGCGTGACCTGCCGCAGGATTCGGAGGACCAGGCGATCGCGCAGGCGATCATCAGCATGGGCAAGGCGCTCGGCATGACCGTCGTCGCCGAAGGCGTCGAGAACGTCGAGCAGGAGGCGTTCCTGCGCACCCATGGCTGCGACGAGATGCAGGGCTTCCTGATCTCGAAGCCGCTGCCGGCCCGGCAGATGGCCGAACTGCTGCGGCCGATGGTTCTGCCGATCGCGCCGCCGCTCCAGCCGGAGCCGGATCCCGTCGCCCGCGAAGCCGCCGCGTTACGGCTGAAACGCGCTGTCGTCTGA
- a CDS encoding fumarylacetoacetate hydrolase family protein, which produces MRWLKFSASDKTSWGIVEGDRVIAIDGDPFREWQRTSRTLPLGEVKIELPLIPRTFYCVGLNYLKHLKEAADKRGEVPAVPDRPEIGYRAQNALIAHDEEVVIPSFATDKIHYEGELVVVIGKKVKHLTKQNAMDCVFGYTIGNDVSERSWQKADRSLWRSKNADTFKPMGPWIETEANLARMETVVRVNGKETNRFYTNDMIFGVVPFLVELTKYFTLWPGDVIWMGTDGASPDIKHGDVVEIDITGIGTLRNRFVREQR; this is translated from the coding sequence ATGCGCTGGCTGAAATTCTCCGCCTCGGACAAGACCTCCTGGGGGATCGTTGAAGGCGACCGGGTCATCGCAATCGACGGCGATCCCTTCCGCGAATGGCAGCGCACCTCGCGCACGCTTCCGCTTGGCGAGGTGAAGATCGAGCTGCCGCTGATCCCGCGCACCTTCTATTGCGTCGGCCTGAACTATTTGAAGCACCTGAAGGAGGCCGCCGACAAGCGCGGCGAGGTGCCGGCCGTGCCTGACAGGCCCGAGATCGGCTATCGCGCGCAGAACGCGCTGATCGCACACGACGAGGAGGTCGTGATCCCCTCTTTCGCGACGGACAAGATCCACTACGAGGGCGAGCTCGTCGTCGTCATCGGCAAGAAGGTCAAACACCTCACCAAGCAGAACGCGATGGATTGCGTGTTCGGCTACACCATCGGCAACGACGTCAGCGAGCGCAGCTGGCAGAAGGCGGATCGCAGCCTGTGGCGCTCGAAGAACGCCGACACGTTCAAGCCGATGGGCCCGTGGATCGAGACCGAGGCGAATCTCGCCAGGATGGAGACCGTCGTCCGCGTCAACGGCAAGGAGACCAACCGCTTCTACACCAACGACATGATCTTCGGCGTGGTGCCGTTCCTGGTCGAGCTGACCAAGTACTTTACGCTATGGCCGGGCGATGTGATCTGGATGGGCACCGACGGCGCCTCGCCGGACATCAAGCACGGCGATGTCGTGGAGATCGATATCACCGGCATCGGCACGCTGCGCAATCGGTTCGTGCGGGAGCAACGGTAG
- a CDS encoding Lrp/AsnC family transcriptional regulator, translated as MIEEQDTRILAHLQKDGRATNQQLADEIGMSTSACWRRVRALEESGVIQGYAALVAREQAGFTMSAILHVSLERHDAKFVDEFVARVTTRREVLECFATTGDADYHLRVVVQDMAAYNRFLDEFMFRIPGIRYVRSNVVLKEIKTGVALPF; from the coding sequence ATGATCGAAGAACAGGACACGCGAATACTCGCCCACCTTCAGAAGGATGGTCGCGCCACCAATCAGCAGCTCGCCGACGAGATCGGCATGTCCACTTCCGCCTGCTGGCGCAGGGTGCGCGCGCTGGAGGAGAGCGGCGTCATCCAAGGCTATGCGGCGCTGGTCGCGCGCGAGCAGGCGGGATTTACGATGTCGGCCATCCTCCACGTCTCGCTGGAGCGGCACGATGCGAAGTTCGTCGACGAATTCGTGGCCAGGGTCACGACGCGCCGCGAGGTGCTGGAATGTTTCGCGACCACGGGCGACGCCGATTATCATTTGCGCGTCGTCGTGCAGGACATGGCGGCCTATAACAGATTCCTCGACGAGTTCATGTTCCGCATCCCCGGCATCCGCTATGTCCGCAGCAATGTGGTGCTGAAGGAGATCAAGACCGGCGTGGCGCTGCCGTTCTGA
- a CDS encoding Ldh family oxidoreductase, with the protein MPIVRADRLTRISAALLQAAGASQEEADAVATGCVNANLAGHDSHGVIAVPTYIDRIKAGHIVPGATWTIIQESPTTTVIDGHWGFGFHVNAKAMALTIEKAKTANVAACTVFRQSHVGRLAAYPLMAMREGMIGIATADSGRSPKHVAPFGGKEARLGTNPISIAVPSDLDAPFYLDMATSAVAAGKIQLAVARGDKIPTGWIIDAEGRHTNDPTQYRKGGALLPLGGTEGYKGSGLAAMVEVLCGLLTGLGFGVEPTGRHNDGCFMAVFNVAAFRPLKEFKREVAEFARYLKSTPPSEGSTGVYYPGEIEGVREQQRLRDGIEVEDATWDKLRALAREYRLDTVLDLA; encoded by the coding sequence ATGCCGATCGTCAGGGCCGACCGCCTCACGCGCATCAGCGCCGCCCTGCTCCAGGCGGCGGGAGCTTCCCAGGAAGAGGCCGATGCGGTCGCGACCGGCTGCGTCAACGCCAATCTCGCCGGCCACGACTCCCACGGTGTGATCGCGGTTCCCACCTATATCGACCGCATCAAGGCCGGGCACATCGTTCCCGGCGCGACATGGACCATCATCCAGGAATCGCCGACCACGACCGTAATCGACGGCCATTGGGGATTTGGTTTCCACGTCAACGCCAAGGCAATGGCGCTGACGATCGAGAAGGCGAAGACGGCGAACGTCGCCGCCTGCACCGTGTTCCGGCAGAGCCATGTCGGCCGCCTCGCCGCTTATCCGCTGATGGCGATGCGCGAAGGCATGATCGGGATTGCGACCGCGGACTCCGGCCGCTCGCCGAAGCACGTGGCGCCGTTCGGCGGCAAGGAGGCGCGGCTCGGCACCAACCCGATCTCGATCGCGGTGCCGTCCGATCTCGATGCGCCGTTCTACCTGGACATGGCGACCTCGGCGGTCGCCGCCGGCAAGATCCAGCTCGCTGTGGCCCGCGGCGATAAGATCCCGACGGGATGGATCATCGATGCCGAGGGACGGCACACCAACGACCCGACCCAGTATCGCAAGGGCGGCGCGCTGCTGCCGCTCGGCGGCACCGAGGGCTACAAGGGCAGCGGGCTTGCCGCCATGGTCGAGGTGCTGTGCGGCCTGCTCACCGGTCTCGGCTTCGGCGTCGAGCCGACGGGGCGGCACAATGACGGCTGCTTCATGGCGGTGTTCAACGTCGCCGCGTTCCGCCCGCTGAAGGAGTTCAAGCGCGAGGTCGCCGAATTCGCGCGCTATCTGAAATCGACCCCGCCCTCCGAGGGCAGCACGGGCGTCTACTATCCCGGCGAGATCGAGGGCGTGCGCGAGCAACAGCGGCTGCGTGACGGCATCGAGGTCGAGGATGCCACCTGGGACAAGCTGCGCGCGCTGGCGCGGGAATACCGGCTCGACACGGTGCTCGATCTGGCCTGA
- a CDS encoding LLM class flavin-dependent oxidoreductase: MTRQMVLVGFLQAQNCTNLPSSWRHPDSRDDSMSADYYQEIARILEAGKFHMAFFDDRLAMPDRYGNDHAHTVEYGIRCVKMDPLIVLTTMGMVTDKLGLGATCSTTYYEPFDVARRFATLDLMSGGRAGWNVVTSLNDGEALNMGRDSHPEHDSRYDRADEFMEVVLGHWDTWEDGALIMDKRSGRFADPAKVKRLDHKGAAFKSRGPFTVPRSQQGHPVIIQAGASGRGQRFAGRWGEVIFTAARNLAAAKEGYAAVRNEAAKAGRDPEQMFLCNLTTPVCGATKAEAEDKMALINKLPLQIDALSLLAEALNYDFASKDLDAPLTTEELKSMQGILGIRDGVLKNSGKSNPSARDFVTFSSRGQVQDAMVGGPKEIADKLEEMFVERGCDGFVIAATYVPGSYADFVRHIVPELQRRGLFQKDYRGKTLRENLGLRRPAAGAWKVQPRDAAE; this comes from the coding sequence ATGACGCGGCAGATGGTACTGGTCGGCTTCCTCCAGGCGCAAAACTGCACCAATTTGCCGAGCTCCTGGCGGCATCCGGACTCGCGCGACGATTCGATGTCGGCGGATTACTATCAGGAGATCGCCAGGATCCTCGAAGCCGGCAAGTTTCACATGGCCTTCTTCGACGATCGCCTGGCGATGCCGGACCGCTACGGCAACGACCACGCCCATACCGTCGAATACGGCATCCGCTGCGTGAAGATGGACCCGCTGATCGTGCTGACCACGATGGGCATGGTCACCGACAAGCTCGGCCTTGGCGCGACCTGCTCGACCACCTATTACGAGCCGTTCGACGTCGCGCGCCGCTTCGCGACGCTCGACTTGATGTCCGGCGGGCGCGCGGGCTGGAACGTCGTCACCTCGCTCAATGACGGCGAGGCGCTCAACATGGGCCGGGACTCCCATCCCGAACACGATTCCCGCTACGACCGCGCCGACGAGTTCATGGAGGTCGTCCTCGGCCACTGGGACACGTGGGAGGACGGCGCGCTCATCATGGACAAGAGGAGCGGCCGCTTTGCCGATCCGGCCAAGGTGAAGCGGCTCGATCACAAGGGAGCAGCCTTCAAGTCGCGCGGGCCGTTCACCGTGCCGCGTTCGCAACAGGGCCATCCTGTCATCATCCAGGCCGGCGCATCCGGCCGCGGCCAGCGCTTTGCCGGCCGCTGGGGCGAGGTGATCTTCACCGCCGCGCGCAACCTCGCCGCGGCCAAGGAGGGTTATGCGGCCGTGCGCAACGAGGCGGCCAAAGCCGGCCGCGATCCCGAGCAGATGTTCCTCTGCAACCTGACGACGCCGGTCTGCGGCGCGACCAAGGCCGAAGCCGAAGACAAGATGGCGCTGATCAACAAGCTGCCGCTCCAGATCGACGCGCTGTCGCTGCTCGCCGAAGCGCTCAATTACGATTTCGCCTCCAAGGACCTCGACGCGCCGCTGACCACGGAAGAGCTGAAGAGCATGCAGGGCATTCTGGGCATCCGCGACGGCGTGCTGAAGAATTCAGGCAAGAGCAATCCGAGCGCGCGCGATTTCGTCACCTTCTCCAGCCGCGGCCAGGTGCAGGACGCGATGGTCGGCGGCCCCAAGGAGATCGCGGACAAGCTCGAAGAGATGTTCGTCGAGCGCGGCTGCGACGGCTTCGTCATCGCGGCCACCTACGTGCCCGGCTCCTACGCCGATTTCGTTCGCCATATCGTGCCGGAATTGCAGCGGCGCGGCTTGTTCCAGAAGGACTATCGCGGCAAGACGCTGCGGGAAAATCTCGGCTTGAGGCGGCCTGCCGCCGGCGCCTGGAAGGTGCAGCCGCGCGATGCTGCGGAATAA